In a single window of the Nodularia spumigena CCY9414 genome:
- a CDS encoding energy-coupling factor transporter transmembrane component T family protein — MDLLRSLPLGLYLEQPQTWLHKLDPRVKIAWLMSFLTSYTFANNEWRILLVALLIFLTVIARIPRRVWKQQMGWLLTLALFVFLLISISPDGLGVKYQPRLPTNPQILTQPANPSNTNIVPAPTGENQGYSYILFHKGPVKVTRRSIDLAIRVSTIIFTVIYSSNLYLLTTAPEEITTAIESLMQPLRRFKVPVTEITLTLTLSLRFIPLVLEEVQNLIRSVMTRAINWKKLGLKGAVKVWMTVAERLLKNLLLRAEQMASAMMVRGFTSPNEHQVKWHELRLKARDWLAIAILTLFWGARLVLGNLA, encoded by the coding sequence ATGGATTTATTGCGATCGCTACCACTAGGACTATACTTAGAACAGCCGCAAACTTGGCTACACAAACTCGATCCGCGTGTGAAAATAGCTTGGTTGATGAGCTTTCTCACCAGCTACACCTTTGCTAATAACGAGTGGCGAATACTACTGGTTGCATTATTAATTTTTTTGACTGTCATCGCCAGAATTCCTCGGCGAGTCTGGAAACAGCAAATGGGCTGGCTGTTAACCCTGGCGCTGTTTGTTTTCCTCTTGATCAGCATCAGTCCTGATGGTTTGGGTGTAAAATATCAACCACGCCTACCAACTAACCCACAAATCTTAACTCAGCCAGCAAACCCCAGTAATACCAATATTGTTCCAGCACCAACAGGCGAAAACCAAGGCTACAGCTACATCCTATTTCATAAAGGGCCAGTCAAAGTAACTCGCCGCTCAATTGATTTAGCCATCAGAGTTAGTACGATTATATTTACCGTGATTTACAGCAGTAACCTGTATTTGCTGACAACTGCACCCGAAGAAATCACCACGGCTATAGAAAGCTTAATGCAGCCCCTGCGACGCTTCAAAGTCCCCGTCACTGAAATTACTCTAACTTTAACTTTGTCCTTGCGATTTATCCCCCTAGTTCTCGAAGAAGTGCAAAATTTAATTCGCTCTGTGATGACCAGGGCAATTAATTGGAAAAAACTGGGGTTAAAAGGAGCCGTCAAAGTTTGGATGACAGTCGCAGAGAGACTATTAAAGAATCTTCTCTTACGCGCCGAACAAATGGCTAGTGCAATGATGGTGCGCGGCTTCACTAGCCCCAATGAACATCAAGTCAAATGGCACGAATTACGCCTCAAAGCCAGAGATTGGCTAGCGATCGCTATCCTCACCCTATTTTGGGGTGCTAGACTAGTTCTAGGAAATTTGGCTTAA
- the pipX gene encoding transcriptional coactivator PipX yields MNPENLETYINHPTWGLLYRICMVDDQQDLFTTLYAQRLFFLVANDIKGIKFQSIGRTEARMLLENRLRTLRRTGQSQEYEQLQSVFQRTFQ; encoded by the coding sequence ATGAATCCAGAGAACTTAGAAACTTACATAAATCATCCAACTTGGGGTTTACTTTATCGGATCTGCATGGTCGATGATCAACAGGATTTGTTCACTACTCTTTATGCCCAACGTTTGTTTTTTTTGGTTGCAAACGACATTAAAGGAATCAAATTTCAGTCTATAGGACGTACTGAAGCTAGAATGTTGTTAGAAAATCGCTTGCGTACTCTACGCCGCACTGGTCAATCCCAGGAGTACGAGCAACTTCAAAGTGTTTTCCAACGCACATTCCAATGA
- a CDS encoding YggS family pyridoxal phosphate-dependent enzyme, protein MTSSISERITTIRASLPPSVRLIAVSKTFPAEDIRAAYNAGIRDFGENRIQEAASKQAELQDLPDITWHFIGGLQSNKAKKALELFDWIHSVDNLKLAQRLNQLAQQLGVTPQVCLQVKILPDPNKSGWTVPELLADLDALNQCKNLQIQGLMTIPPLGLNDTEIISVFNATHKLAQEIEEQNWSHLKMPELSMGMSGDYQLAVQAGATMVRLGTILFGKRT, encoded by the coding sequence ATGACTAGTTCCATTAGCGAACGTATTACCACTATTAGGGCTTCACTACCCCCTTCAGTCCGGTTGATTGCTGTGAGCAAAACCTTTCCGGCTGAGGACATTCGGGCTGCTTACAACGCCGGAATTCGCGATTTTGGCGAGAACCGTATCCAAGAAGCTGCCAGTAAACAAGCCGAGTTACAAGATTTACCGGATATTACCTGGCACTTTATTGGAGGGTTGCAAAGCAATAAAGCCAAAAAAGCCCTGGAATTATTTGATTGGATTCATTCCGTGGACAATTTAAAACTGGCGCAGCGCTTAAATCAATTGGCGCAACAGCTAGGAGTCACTCCTCAAGTTTGTCTACAAGTGAAAATTCTCCCTGACCCTAATAAGTCGGGTTGGACTGTCCCAGAATTATTAGCTGACTTAGACGCTCTCAACCAGTGTAAAAATTTACAAATTCAGGGTTTGATGACAATTCCGCCTTTGGGCTTGAATGACACTGAAATAATTAGTGTATTTAATGCCACACATAAATTAGCCCAAGAAATCGAGGAGCAAAACTGGTCTCACCTGAAAATGCCCGAACTATCAATGGGTATGTCAGGAGACTACCAATTAGCAGTGCAAGCTGGAGCAACGATGGTCAGATTAGGAACCATCTTATTTGGTAAGCGCACTTAG
- a CDS encoding cell division protein SepF: MNNIFTKLRDFVGLNEPVEYEYYEEEADTDPGNYQNLYQEQNPQPPATAAEATAQNRRWREPITTMGDDVAAGSKSTMGNVISMPGAINGISEVLVLEPRTFEEMPQAIQALRERKSVVLNLTIMDPDQAQRAVDFVAGGTYALDGHQERIGESIFLFTPSCVQVSTQGGVIHEVPQTPARPARPPSSSNQAWGNDVNRMVQ, from the coding sequence ATGAACAACATATTTACTAAACTCCGAGACTTTGTAGGTCTCAATGAGCCAGTGGAATACGAGTACTACGAAGAAGAAGCCGATACAGACCCTGGTAATTACCAAAATCTGTATCAAGAACAAAATCCCCAACCACCAGCAACCGCAGCAGAAGCCACTGCTCAAAATCGACGCTGGCGAGAACCCATAACGACAATGGGTGATGATGTAGCCGCAGGATCAAAGTCTACGATGGGAAATGTGATTAGTATGCCAGGAGCGATTAACGGGATTTCAGAAGTTTTAGTCCTTGAACCTCGTACATTTGAAGAAATGCCCCAGGCAATTCAAGCACTCAGAGAGCGGAAATCAGTTGTGTTAAACTTGACGATCATGGACCCGGATCAAGCACAACGGGCAGTTGATTTTGTCGCAGGTGGAACTTACGCACTCGATGGGCATCAAGAGCGCATCGGAGAAAGCATCTTTTTGTTTACACCCAGTTGTGTGCAAGTCAGCACCCAAGGTGGAGTTATTCATGAAGTACCACAAACACCCGCTCGTCCTGCACGTCCCCCAAGTAGTTCCAATCAAGCCTGGGGCAACGACGTTAACCGCATGGTACAGTAA